The Poecile atricapillus isolate bPoeAtr1 chromosome 37, bPoeAtr1.hap1, whole genome shotgun sequence genome window below encodes:
- the LOC131591089 gene encoding solute carrier family 22 member 6-A-like, whose amino-acid sequence MPFGAVLAQVGGLGRFQVLQTALLAVPILLMASHNLLQNFTAAVPPHRCRVPAVPSATPAPPGATPAPPGATPAPPGATPAPPGATPDATSAASRDTLRGSDTVLRSPGGTSGSPAATSRSPNGIHGPGATQVTLDGSPGSPDGTWRSSNGTLGATGATLGWSNVTLGSCQRYVASPHTNVTGGPRATEPCRDGWDYDRSIYVSTIVTEWDLVCGYRQLRQMAQSIYMAGVLVGALVLGGLSDRFGRKAMLMWSYLQLGVMGTCTAFAPNYASYCVFRFAGGMALSGFGLSIACLVVEWIPTPYRAITVAITGFAYTLGQIILAGVAYAVPHWRWLQLSVSLPFFVFLLYSWWLAESARWLVLSGKADRAVKVLQRVATFNNRKEEGEKITVEMLKSNMKEELAALKSSYTVSDLVRTPVIRHIFFCLSIVWFSISFSYYGLAMDLQNFGVSIYLIQVIFGAVDFPAKVVVTVSLSYVGRRLSLVVALFLAGLVIVANIFVPTELQTVRTALAVIGKGCLSASFNCVFLYTTELYPTPIRQTGLGFGSTMARVGGIVAPLVKMMDEYYPFLPPAVYGVAPVVAAVAAAFLPETLNTPLPDTIEEVENRTKQKPAGDPKEKIALQPQDGSPLKEA is encoded by the exons ATGCCGTTCGGGGCGGTGCTGGCGCAGGTCGGGGGTCTGGGCCGGTTCCAGGTGCTGCAGACGGCGCTGCTGGCGGTGCCCATCCTGCTCATGGCCAGCCACAACCTGCTGCAGAACTTCACCGCCGCCGTCCCCCCGCACCGCTgccgtgtccccgctgtccccagcgcCACCCCAGCACCGCCTGGAGCCACCCCGGCACCACCCGGAGCCACCCCGGCACCACCTGGAGCCACCCCGGCACCACCCGGAGCCACCCCCGATGCCACCTCAGCTGCCTCTCGTGACACCTTGAGAGGCTCCGACACCGTCCTGAGGTCTCCTGGTGGCACCTCGGGGTCACCTGCGGCCACCTCGAGGTCTCCCAATGGCATCCACGGCCCCGGGGCCACCCAGGTCACGCTCGATGGCAGCCCAGGGTCCCCCGATGGCACCTGGAGGTCCTCCAACGGCACCCTGGGGGCCACTGGTGCCACTCTGGGGTGGTCCAATGTCACCCTGGGGTCCTGCCAGCGCTACGTGGCATCGCCTCACACCAACGTCACTGGTGGTCCCCGGGCCACTGAGCCCTGCCGTGACGGGTGGGACTATGACCGCAGCATCTACGTGTCCACCATTGTCACCGAG TGGGACCTGGTCTGTGGCTACCGGCAGCTGCGTCAGATGGCCCAGTCCATCTACATGGCCGGGGTCCTGGTGGGTGCCCTGGTCCTGGGGGGCCTCTCAGACAG GTTTGGGCGCAAGGCCATGTTGATGTGGTCCTACCTGCAGCTGGGGGTGATGGGGACCTGCACGGCCTTCGCCCCCAACTACGCCTCCTACTGCGTCTTCCGCTTCGCCGGCGGCATGGCGCTGTCCGGCTTCGGCCTCAGCATCGCCTGCCTGg TGGTGGAGTGGATCCCCACGCCGTACCGCGCCATCACCGTGGCCATCACCGGCTTCGCCTACACCCTGGGCCAGATCATCCTGGCTGGGGTGGCCTACGCTGTCCCCCACTGGCGCTGGCTCCAGCTCTCCGTGTCCCTGCCCTTCTTCGTCTTCCTCCTCTACTCCTG GTGGTTGGCGGAGTCGGCGCGGTGGTTGGTGCTCTCGGGCAAGGCCGACCGGGCAGTGAAGGTCCTGCAGCGCGTGGCCACCTTCAACAACcggaaggaggagggggagaagaTCACGGTCGAG ATGTTGAAGTCCAACATGAAGGAGGAGCTGGCGGCTCTGAAATCCTCCTACACCGTCTCTGACCTGGTCCGGACCCCCGTGATCCGTCACATCTTCTTCTGCCTCTCCATCgtctg GTTTTCCATCAGTTTCTCCTACTACGGCTTGGCCATGGACCTGCAGAACTTTGGGGTCAGCATTTACCTCATCCAGGTGATTTTTGGCGCCGTTGACTTCCCAGCCAAGGTGGTGGTGACCGTGTCCCTGAGCTACGTTGGTCGGCGGCTCTCGCTTGTGGTGGCCTTGTTTTTGGCAGGTCTGGTCATCGTAGCCAACATCTTTGTGCCCACAG aGCTGCAGACGGTGCGCACGGCGCTGGCCGTCATCGGCAAGGGCTGCCTGTCCGCCTCCTTCAACTGCGTCTTCCTCTACACCACCGAGCTCTACCCCACCCCCATCAG GCAGACGGGGCTGGGCTTCGGCAGCACCATGGCGCGCGTGGGCGGCATCGTGGCGCCGCTGGTGAAGATGATGGACGAGTACTACCCCTTCCTGCCCCCTGCCGTCTACGGGGTGGCCCCGGTGGTGGCGGCCGTGGCGGCCGCGTTCCTGCCCGAGACCCTCAACACGCCGCTGCCCGACACCATCGAGGAGGTGGAGAACAG gACCAAGCAGAAGCCAGCAGGTGACCCCAAGGAGAAGATCGCGCTCCAGCCCCAGGACGGGTCCCCGCTGAAGGAGGCCTGA
- the LOC131591090 gene encoding solute carrier family 22 member 6-B-like → MAFASLLEHVGGMGRFQVFSVLLLSLPVLMMASHNLLQNFTAATSDHRCRLRPEANASGLDPEALLRVWVPRGERCRRFVTPQWWLLEANGSAPNGSRPETEPCGDGWTYDRSVFTSTIITEWDLVCSSRGLRQLAQSLYMAGVLVGGIFGGLSDRFGRRLVLTWCYLQMAAMGTCSSFAPTFTIYCLFRFLTGMAFSGIVLNSVSLSLEWMPTHMRALVGTFMGYCYTAGQFLLAGVAFAIPDWRQLQLAVSLPFFGFFLYSWWLTESARWLVMVGRSHQALRELQKVARINGKKEEGDKLDIETLRSHMEKEMTSSGTRHTVVDLVRTPVVRRISFCLCFVWFSTSFAYYGLAMDLQNFEFNIYVIQLIFGAVDIPAKLLSILTITYVGRRFTQAAALVLAGLAILANVLVPRDLQTLRTALAVFGKGCLAASFNCVFLYTGELYPTVIRQTGMGLANTMSRLGSIIAPLVKMVGEVFPALPFIIYGAAPVVSGLVAVFLPETRNLALPETVEEVERRTQSQKDEAQHLQVLLQPTQPSNSTGPR, encoded by the exons ATGGCTTTCGCCAGCCTCCTGGAGCACGTGGGGGGCATGGGGCGCTTCCAGGTGTTCTCggtgctgctcctgtccctgcccgtgCTGATGATGGCCAGCCACAACCTCCTGCAGAACTTCACCGCTGCCACCAGCGACCACCGGTGCCGCCTGCGCCCGGAGGCCAACGCCAGCGGCCTCGACCCCGAGGCCCTGCTGAGGGTCTGGGTGCCCCGCGGGGAGCGGTGCCGGCGCTTCGTGACACCCCAGTGGTGGCTTTTGGAGGCCAACGGTTCGGCGCCCAACGGCTCTCGGCCGGAGACGGAGCCGTGCGGCGATGGTTGGACCTACGACCGCAGCGTCTTCACCAGCACCATCATCACTGAG TGGGACCTGGTGTGCAGCTCCCGGGGGCTCAGGCAGCTGGCGCAGTCGCTCTACATGGCCGGAGTCCTGGTGGGCGGCATCTTCGGGGGGCTCTCGGACAG GTTTGGCCGCCGCTTGGTGCTCACCTGGTGCTACCTGCAGATGGCCGCCATGGGCACCTGCTCGTCCTTCGCGCCCACCTTCACCATCTACTGCCTGTTCCGCTTCCTGACGGGCATGGCCTTCTCGGGCATCGTCCTCAACAGCGTCTCCCTCT CGCTGGAGTGGATGCCGACACACATGCGGGCGCTGGTGGGCACCTTCATGGGGTACTGCTACACCGCCGGGCAGTTCCTGCTGGCCGGCGTCGCCTTCGCCATCCCCGACTGGCGCCAGCTGCAGCTCGCGGTGTCCCTGCCCTTCTTCGGCTTCTTCCTCTACTCctg GTGGCTGACGGAGTCAGCGCGGTGGCTTGTCATGGTGGGGAGGTCCCACCAGGCCCTGCGGGAGCTCCAGAAGGTGGCCAGGATCAAcgggaagaaggaggaaggggacaaGCTCGACATAGAA ACCCTGAGGTCCCACATGGAGAAGGAGATGACGTCATCAGGGACACGTCACACCGTGGTTGACCTGGTCCGGACGCCGGTTGTGCGCCGCATCtccttctgcctctgcttcGTGTG GTTCTCCACCAGCTTCGCCTACTACGGGCTGGCCATGGACCTGCAGAACTTTGAGTTCAACATCTACGTGATCCAGCTGATCTTCGGCGCCGTGGACATCCCGGCCAAGCTGCTGTCCATCCTCACCATCACCTACGTGGGGCGGCGCTTCACCCAGGCCGCCGCCCTCGTCCTGGCCGGCTTGGCCATCCTGGCCAACGTCTTGGTGCCACGAG ACCTTCAGACACTCCGGACAGCCCTGGCCGTCTTTGGGAAAGGTTGTTTGGCCGCGTCCTTCAACTGCGTCTTCCTCTACACCGGCGAGCTCTACCCCACGGTGATCCG GCAGACGGGCATGGGCTTGGCCAACACCATGTCACGGCTGGGCAGCATCATCGCCCCCCTGGTGAAGATGGTGGGCGAGGTCTTCCCGGCGCTGCCCTTCATCATCTACGGCGCCGCGCCCGTGGTGTCGGGGCTGGTGGCCGTGTTTCTGCCCGAGACACGGAACCTGGCCCTGCCCGAGACCGTGGAGGAGGTGGAGAGAAG gACACAATCCCAGAAGGACGAAGCCCAACATCTCCaggtcctgctccagcccacccagccCAGCAACTCCACAGGGCCCCGTTAG
- the DRAP1 gene encoding dr1-associated corepressor: protein MPSKKKKYNARFPPARIKKIMQTDEEIGKVAAAVPVIISRALELFLESLLRKACHVTQSRNAKTMTTSHLKQCIELEQQFDFLKDLVAAVPDMQGDGDDPHGDGERGPRRGRRPGSGRKNGGPGAKGTPKQSGTDSEQEEDSEDSDSDGDEETPQPPPAPPPLTFASPGVPFAPLGPPSLPGGLPGGLPPAPGPPRAREEEEEDEDYDS, encoded by the exons ATGCCgagcaagaagaagaaatacaaCGCGCGCTTCCCGCCG GCACGGATTAAGAAGATCATGCAGACGGACGAGGAGATCGGGAAGGTGGCGGCCGCCGTGCCCGTCATCATCT CGCGGGcgctggagctgttcctggagtCGCTGCTGCGCAAGGCCTGTCACGTGACCCAGTCCCGCAACGCCAAAACCATGACGACGTCACACCT GAAGCAGTGCATcgagctggagcagcagttcGACTTCCTCAAGGACCTGGTGGCCGCCGTGCCCGACATGCAGGGGGACGGTGACGACCCCCACGGCGACGGCGAGAGGGGACCCCGCAG GGGGCGCCGCCCGGGCAGTGGCCGCAAGAACGGGGGTCCCGGAGCcaaggggaccccaaaacagtCGGGGACAGACTCAGAGCAGGAg GAGGACTCTGAGGACAGCGACAGCGACGGGGACGAGGAGACGCCGcagccccccccggccccgcccccacTCACCTTCGCCAG CCCTGGGGTTCCCTTCGCCCCCCTGGGCCCCCCCAGCCTCCCGGGGGGGCTCCCGGGGgggctccccccagcccccggccccccccgcgcccgggaggaagaggaggaggacgaAGATTACGATTCCTAG